From the genome of Triticum aestivum cultivar Chinese Spring chromosome 3B, IWGSC CS RefSeq v2.1, whole genome shotgun sequence, one region includes:
- the LOC123066297 gene encoding pectinesterase inhibitor 10, which translates to MASRTRTTTSLLIFVLATTVATSTSSTNAAPTPPSPKAPPPPPPPPSPPPCVVPQSVAAFLRARCATTLYRVTCYNTLIPYGCVFQTNPVKLARAAVDLNVAQLRALSTRVKEVVARGGMGQPGGPAYAVRDCAGTVSSAAGLAKKSGDEIDKLEAAGSNATVTQVRWAISNAQTWLSAAMANEATCTEGLAPWGAAAVAKELVARTVIAMESTSVALALVNGMPR; encoded by the coding sequence ATGGCATCTCGAACAAGAACCACCACGTCTCTCCTCATCTTCGTCCTCGCCACCACGGTTGCCACGTCTACATCGTCCACAAATGCTGCCCCCACTCCGCCGTCACCAAAGGCACCGcctcccccaccaccaccaccatcgccgccgccgtgcGTGGTACCACAGTCGGTCGCAGCGTTCCTCCGCGCGCGATGCGCCACCACGCTATACCGAGTGACCTGCTACAACACTCTCATCCCCTACGGCTGCGTGTTCCAGACAAACCCTGTCAAGCTCGCCAGGGCCGCCGTCGACCTCAACGTGGCCCAGCTCCGCGCCCTCTCCACGCGCGTGAAGGAGGTTGTTGCCCGTGGCGGCATGGGCCAGCCGGGAGGACCTGCCTACGCGGTGCGGGACTGCGCGGGTACGGTGTCATCGGCGGCCGGGCTGGCCAAGAAATCGGGGGACGAGATCGACAAGCTCGAGGCGGCGGGTAGCAATGCGACCGTGACTCAGGTCAGGTGGGCGATCTCCAACGCACAGACGTGGCTCAGCGCGGCCATGGCCAACGAGGCCACATGCACCGAAGGGCTCGCCCCATGGGGGGCCGCCGCCGTCGCGAAGGAGCTTGTTGCCCGGACGGTGATTGCCATGGAGAGCACGAGCGTCGCCCTCGCGCTGGTCAATGGCATGCCACGCTAA